The Gemmatimonadota bacterium genome segment CCATCGGGCGGCCCACATTTGCTCGTCGGGCTGGCGGAAGTATGACTCAGGACGACCCGCGACTTCCGTGGACGCCAGCAATCCACACAACAAGGTACTGCCTGTGCGTGGGGTGGCACAGATCAAGTACGAATCGGTGCGTCCCATCCGACGTACGCTTTCCTGCTTGCCTCTTGATCTCTCTGACTCTTTCATTGATTCTTCTTTACTCGCAGCGAAGAGCATCAACCGGATTCGCTCGCGCTTTCTTCCAGGCTTGAAATCCTACCGTCATCAGCGCAATCGCAAATGTGAATAGCCCGCTCATCACAAAAGGCATCACTCCCACGTCGATGCGATATACAAAATTTGCCAACCACTGGTTCATCGTCCAATAAGCCAGGGGACACGCAACCAGGTTGGCAAGGAGCACCAGCCATATAAACTCGCCTAAAATCATGAGCACCAGTCCGGATTCAGAAGCGCCCAGAACCTTACGAATGCCAATCTCTTTTGTGCGCTGTTCTACGCTAAAAGAGGTCAAGCCAAAGAGTCCCAGACAAGCCACGAAAATAGCGGGGTAAATTTCGTCCAATCTGTCTTCAGCTATGAAGGGATCAAGAATCTTCGATGGTTGGATGGACTTCCATGATCAATTGCGCAATCGCCATGGCACGTGGGATTGAAGCCTTGACTTGCTCGGTACGCGGGCCAAGGTCGCTAAGCGATTTGATGCCAAGATCGCCAAGTATATGTTCGAATCCAGGCCGAAATCGGTCCAGATAGGACGAAGCACCAATATGCTCAAAGGCTCTCAGGCAGCGAGCATATGTAGCGACGATCCAGAAGACCGATTCCCTGTGAAAGCTCTTGGTGATCAGTTCCTGCGTCCCGTTGATCAACTTGGGCCGTGAGGCCAGTTTGATTTCTGACGAATAAGGAAAGGGCTTGTGGCAGACTTCACAGGCTACGTCAAAGACTTCAATGGCATTATGGAAGTGTGTCTGAGTTGTTACCGAATCAAAGTGATGCGATCCTTGCAACGTCAGTAGGAACTCGTAGAAATCGAGGTGTCCGTATTGGGACAATACTTCTCGTGCGGCCAAATACCGTTTCCTGATTGTTGGATTTCTGAGCGCCGCTGCCAAGATGATGTGGGTGGTGATACCGGCCGCCCACAGCCAGACGAGCACCTTGTCGAACTCACTGTCAAATTCACTGACGAAATTCACGTATTTCAGACAGTTTGCTCGCGCATCTTCAATCCGCTTCATCACCCAATGTCGTTTTGGAAAATTTCGGGATACTACGGCAGCCATCTCACACAATTTATCTGATGCCCCAGGCAAGACATGTGGTAGCCGGAAACTATATCCGATACGGTAATCACTCAGCACACGCTCTAAAGGTTGTAGCCGAGTTACCGGCCAGAATCCACCCCCAATAATCACACCATCGTAATGGACCTCTTTGAGGGGATTTTCTGGCAAGGCATCCTCGAAAACCAGGGTCAGATCCAGATCAGAACTGATCGGAAACTCGGTATCATCAGGTGCCTCGGTGAGGGACCCGCGGAAAAATCCACCCATGAATCCCGGTAACTGGCTTGCATTCTCAGATACCCATTCCCCTGCCAGTGCCTTTACTTCGCGAACCAACATCGACATTCCTCGTCATCGGGACGCCCCGGGAATTGGGGCAAGACTAATCGCCTACCAGACCAGTCCAATTTAAAACAGCTTCTCAATAAAATCGACCAAAATCTGGGAAACTGACTTCAAAAAGATACGCGAGTTTTGTAAACACAG includes the following:
- a CDS encoding FtsX-like permease family protein — translated: MQPSKILDPFIAEDRLDEIYPAIFVACLGLFGLTSFSVEQRTKEIGIRKVLGASESGLVLMILGEFIWLVLLANLVACPLAYWTMNQWLANFVYRIDVGVMPFVMSGLFTFAIALMTVGFQAWKKARANPVDALRCE